A region of Psychrobacter sp. AH5 DNA encodes the following proteins:
- a CDS encoding beta strand repeat-containing protein translates to MTYSGVAIDGTDFTGVVQVTILAGTSSTDLDIDTIDDFIAEGSELVGITISNPVGGGFEAIVVGQATADMNIVDEADPGAEDTITVSIADTVGDVEEGNSASFPISLTDSNGNPVNAITDVVVDVTYSGVAIDGTDFTGVVQVTILAGTSSTDLDIDTIDDFIAEGSELVGITISNPVGGGFEAIVVGQATADMNIVDEADPGAEDTITVSIADTVGDVEEGNSASFPISLTDSNGNPVNAITDVVVDVTYSGVAIDGTDFTGVVQVTILAGTSSTDLDIDTIDDFIAEGSELVGITISNPVGGGFEAIVVGQATADMNIVDEADPGAEDTITVSIADTVGDVEEGNSASFPISLTDSNGNPVNAITDVVVDVTYSGVAIDGTDFTGVVQVTILAGTSSTDLDIDTIDDFIAEGSELVGITISNPVGGGFEAIVVGQATADMNIVDEADPGAEDTITVSIADTVGDVEEGNSASFPISLTDSNGNPVNAITDVVVDVTYSGVAIDGTDFTGVVQVTILAGTSSTDLDIDTIDDFIAEGSELVGITISNPVGGGFEAIVVGQATADMNIVDEADPGAEDTITVSIADTVGDVEEGNSASFPISLTDSNGNPVNAITDVVVDVTYSGVAIDGTDFTGVVQVTILAGTSSTDLDIDTIDDFIAEGSELVGITISNPVGGGFEAIVVGQATADMNIVDEADPGAEDTITVSIADTVGDVEEGNSASFPISLTDSNGNPVNAITDVVVDVTYSGVAIDGTDFTGVVQVTILAGTSSTDLDIDTIDDFIAEGSELVGITISNPVGGGFEAIVVGQATADMNIVDEADPGAEDTITVSIADTVGDVEEGNSASFPISLTDSNGNPVNAITDVVVDVTYSGVAIDGTDFTGVVQVTILAGTSSTDLDIDTIDDFIAEGSELVGITISNPVGGGFEAIVVGQATADMNIVDEADPGAEDTITVSIADTVGDVEEGNSASFPISLTDSNGNPVNAITDVVVDVTYSGVAIDGTDFTGVVQVTILAGTSSTDLDIDTIDDFIAEGSELVGITISNPVGGGFEAIVVGQATADMNIVDEADPGAEDTITVSIADTVGDVEEGNSASFPISLTDSNGNPVNAITDVVVDVTYSGVAIDGTDFTGVVQVTILAGTSSTDLDIDTIDDFIAEGSELVGITISNPVGGGFEAIVVGQATADMNIVDEADPGAEDTITVSIADTVGDVEEGNSASFPISLTDSNGNPVNAITDVVVDVTYSGVAIDGTDFTGVVQVTILAGTSSTDLDIDTIDDFIAEGSELVGITISNPVGGGFEAIVVGQATADMNIVDEADPGAEDTITVSIADTVGDVEEGNSASFPISLTDSNGNPVNAITDVVVDVTYSGVAIDGTDFTGVVQVTILAGTSSTDLDIDTIDDFIAEGSELVGITISNPVGGGFEAIVVGQATADMNIVDEADPGAEDTITVSIADTVGDVEEGNSASFPISLTDSNGNPVNAITDVVVDVTYSGVAIDGTDFTGVVQVTILAGTSSTDLDIDTIDDFIAEGSELVGITISNPVGGGFEAIVVGQATADMNIVDEADPGAEDTITVSIADTVGDVEEGNSASFPISLTDSNGNPVNAITDVVVDVTYSGVAIDGTDFTGVVQVTILAGTSSTDLDIDTIDDFIAEGSELVGITISNPVGGGFEAIVVGQATADMNIVDEADPGAEDTITVSIADTVGDVEEGNSASFPISLTDSNGNPVNAITDVVVDVTYSGVAIDGTDFTGVVQVTILAGTSSTDLDIDTIDDFIAEGSELVGITISNPVGGGFEAIVVGQATADMNIVDEADPGAEDTITVSIADTVGDVEEGNSASFPISLTDSNGNPVNAITDVVVDVTYSGVAIDGTDFTGVVQVTILAGTSSTDLDIDTIDDFIAEGSELVGITISNPVGGGFEAIVVGQATADMNIVD, encoded by the coding sequence GTGACTTATAGTGGCGTGGCCATTGACGGCACCGACTTTACCGGTGTGGTGCAAGTGACCATCCTTGCAGGCACTAGCAGCACCGATCTTGACATTGATACCATCGATGACTTTATCGCTGAGGGTAGTGAGCTGGTTGGCATCACCATCAGTAATCCGGTCGGCGGCGGCTTTGAGGCCATCGTGGTCGGTCAAGCCACTGCGGATATGAACATTGTTGATGAAGCTGATCCTGGGGCGGAGGATACCATCACCGTCTCGATCGCCGACACCGTGGGCGACGTTGAAGAGGGTAATAGTGCCAGCTTCCCGATCAGCTTAACCGATAGCAATGGCAACCCGGTCAATGCGATCACCGATGTGGTGGTTGATGTGACTTATAGTGGCGTGGCCATTGACGGCACCGACTTTACCGGTGTGGTGCAAGTGACCATCCTTGCAGGCACTAGCAGCACCGATCTTGACATTGATACCATCGATGACTTTATCGCTGAGGGTAGTGAGCTGGTTGGCATCACCATCAGTAATCCGGTCGGCGGCGGCTTTGAGGCCATCGTGGTCGGTCAAGCCACTGCGGATATGAACATTGTTGATGAAGCTGATCCTGGGGCGGAGGATACCATCACCGTCTCGATCGCCGACACCGTGGGCGACGTTGAAGAGGGTAATAGTGCCAGCTTCCCGATCAGCTTAACCGATAGCAATGGCAACCCGGTCAATGCGATCACCGATGTGGTGGTTGATGTGACTTATAGTGGCGTGGCCATTGACGGCACCGACTTTACCGGTGTGGTGCAAGTGACCATCCTTGCAGGCACTAGCAGCACCGATCTTGACATTGATACCATCGATGACTTTATCGCTGAGGGTAGTGAGCTGGTTGGCATCACCATCAGTAATCCGGTCGGCGGCGGCTTTGAGGCCATCGTGGTCGGTCAAGCCACTGCGGATATGAACATTGTTGATGAAGCTGATCCTGGAGCGGAGGATACCATCACCGTCTCGATCGCCGACACCGTGGGCGACGTTGAAGAGGGTAATAGTGCCAGCTTCCCGATCAGCTTAACCGATAGCAATGGCAACCCGGTCAATGCGATCACCGATGTGGTGGTTGATGTGACTTATAGTGGCGTGGCCATTGACGGCACCGACTTTACCGGTGTGGTGCAAGTGACCATCCTTGCAGGCACTAGCAGCACCGATCTTGACATTGATACCATCGATGACTTTATCGCTGAGGGTAGTGAGCTGGTTGGCATCACCATCAGTAATCCGGTCGGCGGCGGCTTTGAGGCCATCGTGGTCGGTCAAGCCACTGCGGATATGAACATTGTTGATGAAGCTGATCCTGGGGCGGAGGATACCATCACCGTCTCGATCGCCGACACCGTGGGCGACGTTGAAGAGGGTAATAGTGCCAGCTTCCCGATCAGCTTAACCGATAGCAATGGCAACCCGGTCAATGCGATCACCGATGTGGTGGTTGATGTGACTTATAGTGGCGTGGCCATTGACGGCACCGACTTTACCGGTGTGGTGCAAGTGACCATCCTTGCAGGCACTAGCAGCACCGATCTTGACATTGATACCATCGATGACTTTATCGCTGAGGGTAGTGAGCTGGTTGGCATCACCATCAGTAATCCGGTCGGCGGCGGCTTTGAGGCCATCGTGGTCGGTCAAGCCACTGCGGATATGAACATTGTTGATGAAGCTGATCCTGGGGCGGAGGATACCATCACCGTCTCGATCGCCGACACCGTGGGCGACGTTGAAGAGGGTAATAGTGCCAGCTTCCCGATCAGCTTAACCGATAGCAATGGCAACCCGGTCAATGCGATCACCGATGTGGTGGTTGATGTGACTTATAGTGGCGTGGCCATTGACGGCACCGACTTTACCGGTGTGGTGCAAGTGACCATCCTTGCAGGCACTAGCAGCACCGATCTTGACATTGATACCATCGATGACTTTATCGCTGAGGGTAGTGAGCTGGTTGGCATCACCATCAGTAATCCGGTCGGCGGCGGCTTTGAGGCCATCGTGGTCGGTCAAGCCACTGCGGATATGAACATTGTTGATGAAGCTGATCCTGGAGCGGAGGATACCATCACCGTCTCGATCGCCGACACCGTGGGCGACGTTGAAGAGGGTAATAGTGCCAGCTTCCCGATCAGCTTAACCGATAGCAATGGCAACCCGGTCAATGCGATCACCGATGTGGTGGTTGATGTGACTTATAGTGGCGTGGCCATTGACGGCACCGACTTTACCGGTGTGGTGCAAGTGACCATCCTTGCAGGCACTAGCAGCACCGATCTTGACATTGATACCATCGATGACTTTATCGCTGAGGGTAGTGAGCTGGTTGGCATCACCATCAGTAATCCGGTCGGCGGCGGCTTTGAGGCCATCGTGGTCGGTCAAGCCACTGCGGATATGAACATTGTTGATGAAGCTGATCCTGGGGCGGAGGATACCATCACCGTCTCGATCGCCGACACCGTGGGCGACGTTGAAGAGGGTAATAGTGCCAGCTTCCCGATCAGCTTAACCGATAGCAATGGCAACCCGGTCAATGCGATCACCGATGTGGTGGTTGATGTGACTTATAGTGGCGTGGCCATTGACGGCACCGACTTTACCGGTGTGGTGCAAGTGACCATCCTTGCAGGCACTAGCAGCACCGATCTTGACATTGATACCATCGATGACTTTATCGCTGAGGGTAGTGAGCTGGTTGGCATCACCATCAGTAATCCGGTCGGCGGCGGCTTTGAGGCCATCGTGGTCGGTCAAGCCACTGCGGATATGAACATTGTTGATGAAGCTGATCCTGGGGCGGAGGATACCATCACCGTCTCGATCGCCGACACCGTGGGCGACGTTGAAGAGGGTAATAGTGCCAGCTTCCCGATCAGCTTAACCGATAGCAATGGCAACCCGGTCAATGCGATCACCGATGTGGTGGTTGATGTGACTTATAGTGGCGTGGCCATTGACGGCACCGACTTTACCGGTGTGGTGCAAGTGACCATCCTTGCAGGCACTAGCAGCACCGATCTTGACATTGATACCATCGATGACTTTATCGCTGAGGGTAGTGAGCTGGTTGGCATCACCATCAGTAATCCGGTCGGCGGCGGCTTTGAGGCCATCGTGGTCGGTCAAGCCACTGCGGATATGAACATTGTTGATGAAGCTGATCCTGGAGCGGAGGATACCATCACCGTCTCGATCGCCGACACCGTGGGCGACGTTGAAGAGGGTAATAGTGCCAGCTTCCCGATCAGCTTAACCGATAGCAATGGCAACCCGGTCAATGCGATCACCGATGTGGTGGTTGATGTGACTTATAGTGGCGTGGCCATTGACGGCACCGACTTTACCGGTGTGGTGCAAGTGACCATCCTTGCAGGCACTAGCAGCACCGATCTTGACATTGATACCATCGATGACTTTATCGCTGAGGGTAGTGAGCTGGTTGGCATCACCATCAGTAATCCGGTCGGCGGCGGCTTTGAGGCCATCGTGGTCGGTCAAGCCACTGCGGATATGAACATTGTTGATGAAGCTGATCCTGGGGCGGAGGATACCATCACCGTCTCGATCGCCGACACCGTGGGCGACGTTGAAGAGGGTAATAGTGCCAGCTTCCCGATCAGCTTAACCGATAGCAATGGCAACCCGGTCAATGCGATCACCGATGTGGTGGTTGATGTGACTTATAGTGGCGTGGCCATTGACGGCACCGACTTTACCGGTGTGGTGCAAGTGACCATCCTTGCAGGCACTAGCAGCACCGATCTTGACATTGATACCATCGATGACTTTATCGCTGAGGGTAGTGAGCTGGTTGGCATCACCATCAGTAATCCGGTCGGCGGCGGCTTTGAGGCCATCGTGGTCGGTCAAGCCACTGCGGATATGAACATTGTTGATGAAGCTGATCCTGGGGCGGAGGATACCATCACCGTCTCGATCGCCGACACCGTGGGCGACGTTGAAGAGGGTAATAGTGCCAGCTTCCCGATCAGCTTAACCGATAGCAATGGCAACCCGGTCAATGCGATCACCGATGTGGTGGTTGATGTGACTTATAGTGGCGTGGCCATTGACGGCACCGACTTTACCGGTGTGGTGCAAGTGACCATCCTTGCAGGCACTAGCAGCACCGATCTTGACATTGATACCATCGATGACTTTATCGCTGAGGGTAGTGAGCTGGTTGGCATCACCATCAGTAATCCGGTCGGCGGCGGCTTTGAGGCCATCGTGGTCGGTCAAGCCACTGCGGATATGAACATTGTTGATGAAGCTGATCCTGGGGCGGAGGATACCATCACCGTCTCGATCGCCGACACCGTGGGCGACGTTGAAGAGGGTAATAGTGCCAGCTTCCCGATCAGCTTAACCGATAGCAATGGCAACCCGGTCAATGCGATCACCGATGTGGTGGTTGATGTGACTTATAGTGGCGTGGCCATTGACGGCACCGACTTTACCGGTGTGGTGCAAGTGACCATCCTTGCAGGCACTAGCAGCACCGATCTTGACATTGATACCATCGATGACTTTATCGCTGAGGGTAGTGAGCTGGTTGGCATCACCATCAGTAATCCGGTCGGCGGCGGCTTTGAGGCCATCGTGGTCGGTCAAGCCACTGCGGATATGAACATTGTTGATGAAGCTGATCCTGGGGCGGAGGATACCATCACCGTCTCGATCGCCGACACCGTGGGCGACGTTGAAGAGGGTAATAGTGCCAGCTTCCCGATCAGCTTAACCGATAGCAATGGCAACCCGGTCAATGCGATCACCGATGTGGTGGTTGATGTGACTTATAGTGGCGTGGCCATTGACGGCACCGACTTTACCGGTGTGGTGCAAGTGACCATCCTTGCAGGCACTAGCAGCACCGATCTTGACATTGATACCATCGATGACTTTATCGCTGAGGGTAGTGAGCTGGTTGGCATCACCATCAGTAATCCGGTCGGCGGCGGCTTTGAGGCCATCGTGGTCGGTCAAGCCACTGCGGATATGAACATTGTTGATGAAGCTGATCCTGGGGCGGAGGATACCATCACCGTCTCGATCGCCGACACCGTGGGCGACGTTGAAGAGGGTAATAGTGCCAGCTTCCCGATCAGCTTAACCGATAGCAATGGCAACCCGGTCAATGCGATCACCGATGTGGTGGTTGATGTGACTTATAGTGGCGTGGCCATTGACGGCACCGACTTTACCGGTGTGGTGCAAGTGACCATCCTTGCAGGCACTAGCAGCACCGATCTTGACATTGATACCATCGATGACTTTATCGCTGAGGGTAGTGAGCTGGTTGGCATCACCATCAGTAATCCGGTCGGCGGCGGCTTTGAGGCCATCGTGGTCGGTCAAGCCACTGCGGATATGAACATTGTTGATGAAGCTGATCCTGGGGCGGAGGATACCATCACCGTCTCGATCGCCGACACCGTGGGCGACGTTGAAGAGGGTAATAGTGCCAGCTTCCCGATCAGCTTAACCGATAGCAATGGCAACCCGGTCAATGCGATCACCGATGTGGTGGTTGATGTGACTTATAGTGGCGTGGCCATTGACGGCACCGACTTTACCGGTGTGGTGCAAGTGACCATCCTTGCAGGCACTAGCAGCACCGATCTTGACATTGATACCATCGATGACTTTATCGCTGAGGGTAGTGAGCTGGTTGGCATCACCATCAGTAATCCGGTCGGCGGCGGCTTTGAGGCCATCGTGGTCGGTCAAGCCACTGCGGATATGAACATTGTTGAT